GATTGAAATGAATTTACCGTCTTTTAAGTGTGGCTTTCCGTAACCATCGTATAGTAAATCATCATCGGTATAGCCAACTTCTTTTAGTAAATGACGTACGCTCATAAAGCCTCTTTGGTGTAAATCGGACTTCATATTGTTTACTCTTTGCTGATTTCCTTTTGTTAAAGAAACACCGTTAGAAAGTTGTTCAAAAGATTCTTCAATCTTCCAAATCAATGCTTTAGCATGGTTGTTTACCGTTAATGTTTTGTAAAGAGGCATATTTTAGAAAGTTATTTCGTAATTTTGCGACTCAAATTTAAGATACATAAATATACAAAAATATGAGCACAAAAACCGCGACATATGTTCCTTACAAAGTTAAAGATATTTCTTTAGCTGATTGGGGAAGAAAAGAGATTGAATTGGCAGAAGCTGAAATGCCAGGGTTAATGAGTTTACGCGAAGAGTATAAAGATGAGCAACCTTTAAAGGGAGCAAGAATTGCAGGATGTTTACACATGACAATTCAAACTGCGGTTTTAATTGAAACGTTACAGGCTTTAGGTGCTGAGGTTACTTGGAGTTCTTGTAATATTTTCTCTACGCAAGATCAAGCTGCTGCTGCTATTGCTGCTGCTGGAACTCCTGTGTATGCTTGGAAAGGTATGAACGAGGAAGAGTTTGATTGGTGTATTGAACAAACATTATTCTTTGGTGAAGATAAGAAGCCATTAAACATGATTTTAGATGATGGTGGTGATTTAACGAATATGGTTTTAGATAAATACCCTGAGTTAGCTCCTGGAATTAAAGGTTTATCTGAAGAAACTACTACAGGGGTACACCGTTTATACGAGCGTATGAAAAACGGAACGTTACCAATGCCTGCTATTAACGTAAATGACTCGGTTACTAAATCGAAGTTTGACAATAAGTACGGATGTAAAGAATCTGCAGTTGATGCAATTCGTCGTGCTACGGATGTAATGTTAGCTGGTAAAAGAGTAGTGGTTTGTGGTTATGGTGATGTTGGTAAAGGTACTGCGGCGTCTTTCCGTGGAGCTGGTTCTATCGTTACTGTTACTGAAATTGATCCTATTTGTGCATTACAAGCTGCTATGGATGGTTTTGAAGTAAAGAAATTAGAAACTGTTGTAGGTAAGGCTGATATCGTAATTACTACTACTGGTAACAAAGATATCGTTCGTTCTGAGCACTTCGAAGCAATGAAAGATAAGACTATCGTTTGTAACATCGGTCACTTCGATAATGAAATCCAAATGGCTTGGTTAAACGATACTTACGGAGATACTAAGGTTGAAATTAAGCCTCAAGTTGATAAGTATACAGTTAAAGGAAACGATATTATTGTATTAGCTGAAGGACGTTTAGTAAACTTAGGTTGTGCTACTGGTCACCCAAGTTTTGTAATGTCTAACTCATTTACAAATCAAACTTTAGCGCAAATCGAGTTATGGAATAATTCTGATGCGTATAAAAACGAGGTGTACATGTTACCAAAACACTTAGATGAAAAAGTAGCAAAATTACACTTAGCTAAGATTGGTGTAGAGTTAACTGAGTTACGTGAAGACCAAGCTGAGTATATTGGAGTAACTGTAGAAGGTCCATACAAACCAGAACACTATAGATACTAGATTCTTAGAGTCAAGATTTTTAGAATCAGGAATCAAGAATCAAGACTTAAAAAATCCCGCAACATTGTTGCGGGATTTTTTTATACTGTTTATAAACGTTTTATTCAGTAGGAATACGCTCATCAATCATTTTTAAAGGCATACCTTCCATTAAATCGATTAAGTCTAAAATGTCTCTTACTTTTTCTTCTTCTTCCGCTTGTTCTGTTACAAACCATTGTAAAAAGATTTCAGAAGTGAAATCGCCTACTTTTCTTGCGGTTTTGAATACGTGGTGAATAGATTTGGTAACCTCTATTTCTGCATCTAACGAAGCTTCAAAAATAGCTCGTAAGCTTTCAAATTCGTGAGCAACTTCAGTAGCTACAGGTGACATTGCACTACCTCCGTTATCGTTAATAAATTTGAATATTTTCATCATGTGCTCTCTTTCTTCTTCAGCTTGCTTATAAAAGTATGCGGCGCTATTTCTAAGTTCTCTTTGATCGCACCATGATGCCATGGCTAAGTATTTAGAAGAAGCTTGTTGCTCCATCGTTATTTGGTGGTTTAGCAAATCAACTACTTCCACATCTAAAATC
The nucleotide sequence above comes from Tenacibaculum singaporense. Encoded proteins:
- the ahcY gene encoding adenosylhomocysteinase, whose amino-acid sequence is MSTKTATYVPYKVKDISLADWGRKEIELAEAEMPGLMSLREEYKDEQPLKGARIAGCLHMTIQTAVLIETLQALGAEVTWSSCNIFSTQDQAAAAIAAAGTPVYAWKGMNEEEFDWCIEQTLFFGEDKKPLNMILDDGGDLTNMVLDKYPELAPGIKGLSEETTTGVHRLYERMKNGTLPMPAINVNDSVTKSKFDNKYGCKESAVDAIRRATDVMLAGKRVVVCGYGDVGKGTAASFRGAGSIVTVTEIDPICALQAAMDGFEVKKLETVVGKADIVITTTGNKDIVRSEHFEAMKDKTIVCNIGHFDNEIQMAWLNDTYGDTKVEIKPQVDKYTVKGNDIIVLAEGRLVNLGCATGHPSFVMSNSFTNQTLAQIELWNNSDAYKNEVYMLPKHLDEKVAKLHLAKIGVELTELREDQAEYIGVTVEGPYKPEHYRY
- a CDS encoding ferritin, with the protein product METAIRRDMILDVEVVDLLNHQITMEQQASSKYLAMASWCDQRELRNSAAYFYKQAEEEREHMMKIFKFINDNGGSAMSPVATEVAHEFESLRAIFEASLDAEIEVTKSIHHVFKTARKVGDFTSEIFLQWFVTEQAEEEEKVRDILDLIDLMEGMPLKMIDERIPTE